The following coding sequences lie in one Methylotuvimicrobium alcaliphilum 20Z genomic window:
- a CDS encoding phosphoadenylyl-sulfate reductase yields MTSFDIAALQAELQGQKPRKILKAALEQFDNIAISFSGAEDVVLIDMAVKIRPDIQVFSLDTGRLHPETYRFIEKVREHYGIPIELLTPDHAILDEMVKTKGLFSFYRDGHQECCGIRKVDSLKRKLAGLDAWITGQRKDQSVGTRQDLPEIQIDTAFSTPEHQLIKFNPLANWSSAQVWDHIEAYQVPYNELHEKGFISIGCEPCTRPVLPNQHERAGRWWWEDATKKECGLHAANLDRQE; encoded by the coding sequence ATGACCTCATTCGATATTGCCGCCCTGCAGGCCGAACTGCAGGGACAAAAACCCCGAAAAATTCTTAAGGCCGCGCTGGAACAATTCGATAATATCGCGATTTCGTTCAGCGGCGCCGAAGATGTGGTTTTGATCGACATGGCCGTCAAAATACGCCCCGACATTCAAGTCTTCAGCCTGGATACCGGGCGCCTGCATCCCGAGACTTATCGCTTCATTGAAAAAGTGCGCGAACATTACGGTATTCCAATCGAATTGTTGACGCCGGATCATGCCATCTTGGACGAGATGGTTAAGACCAAGGGCTTGTTCAGCTTTTATCGCGACGGTCATCAAGAATGCTGCGGCATCCGCAAAGTAGACTCACTAAAACGCAAACTCGCGGGTCTCGATGCTTGGATCACCGGCCAGCGCAAGGATCAAAGCGTCGGTACGCGCCAAGACCTGCCCGAAATACAAATCGACACGGCTTTTTCAACACCCGAACATCAATTGATCAAATTCAATCCGTTGGCTAACTGGAGCTCTGCGCAGGTTTGGGATCATATCGAAGCCTATCAAGTCCCCTACAACGAACTGCACGAAAAAGGCTTCATCAGCATCGGCTGCGAACCCTGCACAAGACCGGTACTGCCGAATCAACACGAACGCGCCGGACGCTGGTGGTGGGAAGATGCCACGAAGAAAGAATGCGGCTTGCACGCCGCGAACTTGGACCGGCAAGAATAA
- the hslO gene encoding Hsp33 family molecular chaperone HslO yields MKEQDQLRRFIFEDLGVRGEWVKLNESWRQSIAHQQASPFIMEQLGQALAAVTMLSAIVKFKGSMILQAQGTGVIRTLVAQSSDERNIRGLVRCNEDVDSASFEQMYGQGQLILTIESENSSPYQGVVPLAGRNLGEALETYFSQSEQLNTRVWLVADQHQAAGLLLQELPSRKGDKEDWARIEMLAQTVTDRELLELDCEPLLYRLFNQEKVRVLDSESVEFRCACSRNKIENTLRSLGREELEDILQTRGDIEVNCEFCGQNYSFDRIDVEGLFADIAVTNATDTRH; encoded by the coding sequence ATGAAAGAACAAGATCAATTACGTCGTTTTATATTCGAAGACCTGGGTGTTAGAGGCGAGTGGGTTAAGCTAAATGAAAGCTGGCGTCAATCGATAGCACACCAGCAGGCTTCGCCGTTTATTATGGAGCAGTTGGGTCAAGCGTTGGCCGCCGTAACTATGTTGTCCGCCATTGTAAAATTTAAAGGCTCGATGATTTTGCAGGCTCAAGGAACCGGTGTTATCAGAACGTTGGTGGCTCAATCCTCGGATGAAAGAAATATTCGCGGTTTGGTTCGCTGTAACGAGGATGTCGATAGCGCTTCGTTCGAGCAAATGTATGGACAAGGACAATTAATATTAACGATCGAGAGTGAAAATAGTTCGCCCTATCAAGGGGTGGTTCCATTAGCGGGACGAAATCTCGGTGAAGCGTTGGAGACTTATTTCAGTCAATCCGAACAATTAAATACTCGAGTTTGGTTGGTTGCGGATCAACATCAAGCAGCAGGTTTATTGTTGCAGGAATTGCCGAGTCGGAAGGGTGACAAGGAAGACTGGGCGCGTATCGAAATGTTGGCTCAAACGGTGACTGATCGCGAATTATTGGAACTGGATTGCGAGCCGCTCTTATATCGATTGTTTAACCAGGAAAAAGTCAGAGTACTCGACTCCGAATCGGTCGAGTTTCGTTGCGCTTGTTCACGAAACAAAATCGAAAACACATTGCGTTCCCTGGGAAGGGAAGAACTCGAGGATATTTTGCAGACTCGAGGCGATATAGAAGTCAATTGCGAATTCTGTGGACAAAATTATTCATTCGACCGTATAGATGTCGAAGGTTTGTTTGCCGACATCGCAGTGACTAACGCAACAGATACGAGGCATTGA
- the msrA gene encoding peptide-methionine (S)-S-oxide reductase MsrA — translation MIFSHKKTVMAPPSQALPGRETPINVTPNHFVTGHTIVPPFPDHLALALFGMGCFWGAERKFWQCHGVYSTAVGYSGGYTPNPSYEEVCTGHTGHSEVVRVVFDPKLITYEHLLKLFWESHNPTQGMRQGNDIGTQYRSGIYFYSTEQEEAACRSQKYYQQRLSNNGHDPISTEILPADIFYYAEDYHQQYLAKNPGGYCGLGGLGVSYD, via the coding sequence ATGATCTTTAGCCATAAAAAAACCGTCATGGCCCCCCCGTCACAAGCCCTACCCGGCCGAGAAACTCCCATTAACGTGACTCCGAATCATTTTGTCACCGGGCACACGATCGTTCCGCCTTTTCCCGATCACTTAGCTCTTGCACTATTCGGCATGGGCTGCTTTTGGGGAGCCGAACGAAAATTCTGGCAATGTCATGGAGTTTACAGTACTGCGGTCGGCTATAGCGGCGGCTATACCCCTAACCCAAGCTACGAGGAAGTCTGCACCGGCCACACCGGTCACAGCGAAGTCGTTCGAGTGGTCTTCGATCCAAAACTCATAACTTATGAGCACCTATTGAAACTATTTTGGGAATCTCATAATCCGACTCAAGGCATGCGTCAAGGTAACGATATCGGAACACAATATCGCTCGGGTATTTATTTTTACTCAACGGAACAGGAAGAAGCCGCATGCCGGTCGCAAAAATACTATCAACAGCGATTATCAAACAACGGCCACGACCCGATTAGTACCGAAATATTACCGGCCGACATTTTTTATTATGCCGAGGACTATCATCAACAATACCTGGCCAAAAACCCGGGCGGTTATTGCGGATTGGGCGGCTTAGGGGTTAGCTACGATTAG